The genome window TTTAAAAAATCGTTCTCCCCAATTCAAATATAGTAATTTCATTCCGATGACATAGACCAAACAAgtttattataaagaaaatacCATAGTGCAAAGTCTGagggaagaaaacaaaatagaaagcTAGTAACCTGAGCCAGCTCTAAAATTTCATTATGGTCTTTGTTTAATTCAGTTGGAACAGACCGAACAAGCTTTTTCTTTCCAACAGAAATCACCTCAAAACCACTACCCAATACCTGGAATTCATGAACTAGATGTTAATATTATAAGATCACACAAATTAATAAGCACgcaaatgcagaaaaataaccaCTTACTTTGTAAAAGTTCTAATTACTTATAGAAAGCAGAAAAGCTactaagacaaaaaaaaaaatatatatatatatatatatatatatacatatataatttgcTTCTGCAACCACCAGGCCTAAAAGGCATACTGACAATTCTACCACCAGGGCAAAAATGTGGCATAAATGTAAGCATTATGTAAAAGCCACCAGGGGATATGATGCGTACTTTCTGTAGAAGCAAGCTTGAATCCCatgatcatttattttttagtgttcTTTCTCCAAGAGGATAGGGAAGGATGTTTTGAGGTGGTGTTTGTTTAATAGGCAGATTGGATCTTGGGATAATGAGCTTGCTTGGGCTGTGAGGAGATTGAAGGGGAAGAGTTTGCAAAATACTATCAGCAGAATTTCATGGCAGATATCATTTATCATATATGGCAGGATCGAAATGCTTGAATTATGTTGGGAAGGTTTGTACTGAGGctgaaattcttcaagctgaGAAACAGGATGTTAGGTGTAGATTATATTTGCACAAGAATGTAAAGTCCACTTTCCAGAATAGATTTTTGTGTAGTCTATTCCAGTTACTGTTTTTGTTAAGAGTTAGTTCTGTTTGTTTAGATGTCAGTCTGCTCTGTTTTCCCTTTTAGCAGCACTGTTTTGGTGTCCTCTTTGGTGGCAGTGGGCAGTGTGTTGTATTTGTTTCGATTGATGAATTAATTCTAAGCTCATtcatcaaaagagaaaaaaagccACCCAAAGTTCAAGAACATTTTCTAGCAGGCAGATCAAGAAAGTAAGTCTaccattaatttttgaaacttcaaaTGAAGCATATATtctctacccaaatacaagtgaTAAAGGTAATGATTATGGTGAAATCAAAATACCTTCAGTTTACTTATAGCACGCAGGCAGTCATCCTCAGAAACAGCTTCACGATCACTTTTCCGCTGACGAAGCAGAATGCAGAGTTCCTGCAGGTTTATCAAGCCTCCATTGTGGGGTCTTGTTGCCAAGCAAATCTCAACAATTTGTACTCCTGTCTAGCCAAGTAGCTCAGTTTTAGACTTTTAAGtattatattttccaaaaatcatgATAAGTAAGCTTTTTAGTTAAAGGAACAACTAGAAAGTAAACAATAATaagtgaagaaagaaactaATTCACAATTGGTAGATTCTTAATTTGGTCCAACAGGCAAAAGAGAGGGAAGAGTTCTTATCCTATCGGAAAATCTGATAAAATGCATGAGTTCTCACAAGTAGAAGGGTCCAAAAATACATTACAAATCCTACTTtcaaaattcaatataaaaaagaatgatcaattttttaataaataaaagaattaaaccAGGGAAACACAACTTAGGCAGACAAGGGAATATACCAAATCCCAGTAATGTCTAGGGATAGCACAACGCAAATTAACAGTAGCACAAACTGGCAACTGAAGCTCATTGTCTATTTCTAAGTTCAGCAACCCCCCTCCCCCAATCTCTTTCTCTATTCATGTGCGTAATCTAATTTCTTCGTGTAGCACAAAGAAACCACATATGCTttctctcattcactctctcctagcatatttattttacatttcatcTAAAGAACTTTAGAATCAACCAACACATCTAAGACATTAAACACTTTTCATTGATAAGACAGACAATAAAGGATCAAAAAAGGCCATACACACCGAGTTCATAGTAGAAGTCACCAATCCCCAACAACTCAGCCCAGAAACCCTTGTTTGAGGCCAACGGATCCACCCCTACTTTTGCACACATTTCATGGAACTGCGACCTGAATGCCGGGTTCTTGCGTATATCATTCTGCACCACCAAACAGCcacatttaactcaatttcaccccttaaataattaaaacaaaaacaaaaaaacccaatgTCGGGTTTTTATGGATTATCAAACACATGAACTGAATGATCAAAACCTTCCAAACCAATACAATTTGCATATACTTAAACAAACCCCACTTAAATATTCCAAAATTGAACTGAAGCTGACCCAGGTTTTTGCATATTCACTACCTAAACCAacaaaaagaacacaaaatttgcAGCTTTTTCCCTTGTTAAAAAAACCCAACATATTACAATTACAACGTTGGATGTTTCAATGATCAAACACGATAACAACATCAAAATTTgcactttttaatatatatatatatatatatatatatttaaaagacCTTGTGTTTGCGAGCGAATTCTTCGAGCTGAGTGCGAAAAGTGGCGAGCTGTTCCTTCATCATATCGGTTCTAATCTTCGCTACATTTTCACCCACCAAACGATATTGATCctacataaatatttttcaatgcacaaatcaaaattaagaaacaacccaaaataataaaaaagaatgaaaatgaaaacagacCCTAGCAGCTGCGGCGGTCTGTAAGCCTCCGATTCCTGGTCGTCTTctcatttttgttgttcttcttcttcgtaCTATTTCAAGCTCagattaatacttttttttgttttgtttcaatacgAGGAAAGAGGGGTATGTGTGTGTTTCAGGTGAAAAGGGTGGAGTGTAGTTCGAGGTTGTTCTGATTTTGAGAGTTGGACTGGAGAAGGATCTCTCTCAATAATCTGATTCAGTTTTGACAgttctcttctttgtttttagcACCTTGTTTTCGCCTTTgtttcaattttccaaaaaaaagaaaacttattaCGGCGAGTCTACCGTTGACCTTGtatgtaataaattaaaataaactaaaaaataaaagaatgaaataaaCTTTGAGTTCCAATTAATTTCAATTGGTAAATTCTCTTTAGGGTCAGTTTTGTTGAAGGAGtggaaaaatgagaggatagaaaatggtgaaatgatgaaaaagtgaaaggataaaaaatattttattttctcacctttttgtttgattgagagtgaaaaagtggaatgattaaaaaaatgagttcgaataaatttattcatacacccttattaaaaaatgataattaattaaaacaaaaaagtgacaaataatcacacaaaaaaatagagcaatcatccaaatttattaaaaaataaaaataatatcccaAAAAGAGAAGAGGCAATGTTACTGCTTG of Quercus lobata isolate SW786 chromosome 8, ValleyOak3.0 Primary Assembly, whole genome shotgun sequence contains these proteins:
- the LOC115957428 gene encoding vacuolar protein sorting-associated protein 22 homolog 1-like, with product MRRRPGIGGLQTAAAARDQYRLVGENVAKIRTDMMKEQLATFRTQLEEFARKHKNDIRKNPAFRSQFHEMCAKVGVDPLASNKGFWAELLGIGDFYYELGVQIVEICLATRPHNGGLINLQELCILLRQRKSDREAVSEDDCLRAISKLKVLGSGFEVISVGKKKLVRSVPTELNKDHNEILELAQAQGFVTVEEVERRLSWTSGRAIDALDTLLDEGLAMIDDGHRDRKRRYWFPCVSSNSTPVADT